The window TCTACAATTCCCTGTCGCTGAAGAACCTGCAGGAATGCTATAACGACGCCATTTATTACCGCGACCAGATCCGTCAGCTGTTTCGACTGGGCCAGTGCAGTCTCAGGCAGCGGGCCGTGAGCGATATCATTTTTTGGGCCGTGATCCGCAGTATCGCCGAAAAAATGCCGGAGATGAAAAACCCGCCCTCAGCCCTGAAGGATATCGATCTGGCTCTGGCCAGCATCTACTATTGCAATATGAGCGTCTTCCAGTCCCTGCCCGACGCCTGGGCCATCGGGCATCTTTTTCCGATCATGCCCGTGCACCGGTTGGAGGAGTTCCCCAGCGAGCAGGCCATTTTGGCCGACATCACCTGCGACAGCGACGGCAAGCTGGACAATTTCATCGACATCCACGGCGTCAAGCGCGTCCTTGAGCTGCATGCGCTCAAGCCATGCGAACCGTATTACCTGGGCGGTTTTTTGGTCGGGGCCTATCAGGAAACCCTGGGCGACCTGCACAACCTTTTCGGCGATACCAACGTGGTCAGTGTGCGTATCAATGAGGACGGCACCTACGACCTGATCCGCGAGCTGGAAGGGGACAGCGTGGCCGATGTCCTTTCTTATGTGGAGTTCGAGCCCAAGCAGGTTCTGGAGAATTTCCGCAAGGTGGCGGAGCAGGGCGTGCGCCAGGGCAAGATCAGCCCTCAGGAGCGTTTCATGATCATGCGCGCCTATGAGCGGGGGCTGCGCGGCTACACCTATTTGAACGCGGATCGGGACTGTGGTTCCGACGCCTGCGACGGAACCGTGACCGGTTTGTAATCCGAAACCACAGCCATTGTAAGGAGGAATGTCATGTCCAAGGTTCTTATTATTGGTGCTGGCGGTGTTGGCCATGTGGTGGCCCATAAATGCGCCCAGGTTCCGGAGGTGTTCACGGAGATCATGCTGGCCAGTCGGACCAAGTCCAAGTGCGACGCCATCGCCGCGTCGGTCAGGGAGAGGACCGGGCGGACCATCCAGACCGCCGCGCTCGATGCCGACAACGTCGCCGAGACCGTGGCCCTCATCAAATCCTTTGGCCCCAAGCTGGTCCTCAATGTCGCGCTGCCGTATCAGGATCTGGCCCTCATGGACGCCTGCCTGGAAACGGGCGTGGATTATCTGGACACGGCCAATTACGAGCCCCTGGACGAGGCCAAGTTCGAGTACAAATGGCAGTGGGCCTA is drawn from Deltaproteobacteria bacterium and contains these coding sequences:
- the speA gene encoding biosynthetic arginine decarboxylase, whose protein sequence is DLMRAENMLDCVQLLHFHLGSQIPNIRDIRTAVHEAARMYAELAKEGCAMGFLDLGGGLAVDYDGSHTNYASSRNYTLEEYCTDIVESVMATVDEHELPHPHILTESGRATVAYYSVLLFNVMDVSRLEDRVVPTALTEDDPEAVHNLLEVYNSLSLKNLQECYNDAIYYRDQIRQLFRLGQCSLRQRAVSDIIFWAVIRSIAEKMPEMKNPPSALKDIDLALASIYYCNMSVFQSLPDAWAIGHLFPIMPVHRLEEFPSEQAILADITCDSDGKLDNFIDIHGVKRVLELHALKPCEPYYLGGFLVGAYQETLGDLHNLFGDTNVVSVRINEDGTYDLIRELEGDSVADVLSYVEFEPKQVLENFRKVAEQGVRQGKISPQERFMIMRAYERGLRGYTYLNADRDCGSDACDGTVTGL
- a CDS encoding saccharopine dehydrogenase family protein, producing the protein MSKVLIIGAGGVGHVVAHKCAQVPEVFTEIMLASRTKSKCDAIAASVRERTGRTIQTAALDADNVAETVALIKSFGPKLVLNVALPYQDLALMDACLETGVDYLDTANYEPLDEAKFEYKWQWA